In the genome of Pelodiscus sinensis isolate JC-2024 chromosome 3, ASM4963464v1, whole genome shotgun sequence, one region contains:
- the LYRM2 gene encoding LYR motif-containing protein 2 — protein sequence MAGARLLPPALTLKQFLRRQQVLQLYRRILQAIRRVPTEADRHYLKEWAREEFKKNKDAIDEDAIRMMITQGNMQLQELERTLQLANS from the exons ATGGCCGGAGCCCGGCTGCTTCCGCCAGCGCTGACGCTGAAGCAG ttcttgaGAAGGCAGCAGGTTCTTCAGTTATATAGAAGAATTCTGCAGGCTATTCGTCGGGTACCTACTGAAGCTGATCGGCACTATCTAAAGGAGTGGGCAAGGGAAGAATTCAAAAAAAATAAAGATGCTATAGATGAG GATGCAATTAGGATGATGATTACTCAGGGCAACATGCAGCTTCAAGAACTTGAGAGAACACTTCAGCTGGCAAACTCCTAA